The genomic stretch TGCAGACGCAGATGGAACGGCTCGCCGACGGCGACCGCTCCGCGTTCCATCCGGTCTTCGCGGTCCTCTGGCCCCTCTTGCGCCGCTTCGCGGCCCGGCACCTTGGGCCCGAGGAGGCGGAGGACGCGGCCCAGGAGGCCCTCGTGAAGATCTTCTTCAGGGCGGGCGAGTTCGATCCGTCGCGCAACGCTCTCGCCTGGGCCCTCGGAATCACCGCGTTCGAGATCAAGACTTTGCGCAGGCGCCGGCTGCGCCGCAGGGAGGACGCCGTCCGGGAAGGGTCATTCGGGAGGCTGCGGGACGGGGCGCAGACCCCGGAGATGGAGGCCATGACCAATGACACGGAGAGGATGCTGCAGGAAGCGCTGGGCGCGCTGCGACCGGAAGACGCCGAGACGCTGCGCCTGTACGCGCGCGGCGAGCGTCCCTCCCTCGCGGCCGCGACCTTCAGGAAGAGGGTCGAGCGCGCGCTGACGCGGTTGCGCTCCGTCTGGAGGACGACCGATGGCCGACCCTGACCGCCTCCTGCTGGAACGGGCGCGGCGCGCCTACGAGATGGGGCGTCTCGGGGCCGCCCTGCGCTGGAGCCTCCTCCTGCTGCCGGCCGTCGGGATCGCGCTCGTCTGCTGCCACAACCCCGGCCCTACCCTCATCTCCGGCGCGGGTCTCGTCCTCCTTGTCGCATTCTGCCAGTGGCGCGGCCAGGGCTACCGCCGCGGTGTCGGGCCGGGTCTCGTCGCCGGCTTCGTTCCTCTCCTGCTGCCGATCCTGGCGCAGGCGACCGGACATGTCTGCGCCTCGGGCGGCTGTCTTCTCTTCCCGACGGTGTGTGGTGTGGGTGGTCTTCTCGGGGGCATCACCCTCGGGGTGTTGGCGCCCCGCCCGCGTGACGGCCGCGCGATCCCGTTCGTCACCGCCTGCCTGATCGCCGGCGTCGCCGGCTCGGTCGGCTGCCTGCTGTACGGTCTCGTGGGGCTCGGTGTGATGATCGCCGGGCTCCTGGCGGGGGCCACCCCGGTCCTCGCCGCCCGACGAGCATGACTGGAGGGCGTCAGCGCCCCCGCTTCCTCCGGACGGGACCTTGTCCAGGAGCCCCTGGAGCGTGGCGATGCTCTTCGCGAACCCGGCGGACACCGCCTCCTTGGCCCGCTCGAGACCGGTGACATCAGATTTACTGGAGTGCCCGTCGGTCCCGGTGTCGACTTCGGACTCCATTTCCGGTGCCGTCCGCCAGAGCCGGAAGAGCGGCGAAACCGAGTGCTATCGCCGCCTCCGAACACAACTCTTATAAGACGGAATTTTGCCCACGGCAAACCGGGAATCGGCCCGGCCGTTCCTCCCCCGGGGGTGTGCTACGCTTCGCGGTCATGGACCCGGGTGCGATCGGAGGGAAGCGCATAGTCAGCGCCCGCACGGAGCGCTTCACGGAGTCGGTGATCCGCGAGATGACCCGGCAGGCGATGCTCCATGACGCCGTCAACCTGGCGCAGGGGTTCCCCGACTTCGCGGCCCCGGAGGAGATCAAGCGCGCCGCGCAGCAGGCGATCGCGGCGGACATCAACCAGTACGCGATCACCTGGGGCGCGCAGAACCTCCGGGAGGCGATCGCGCGCAACGTCAAGGTGTCGCAGGGGCTCGAGATCGACCCCGAGTCCGAGATCACCGTCTGCTGCGGCTCGACCGAGGCGATGATCGCGGCGCTCCTGGCGGTGACGGACGCCGGAGACGAGATCGTCATCTTCGAGCCCTTCTACGAGAATTACGGACCCGACGCGATCCTGTCGGGCGCGCGTCCCCGGTTCGTGAGGCTGCGCCCGCCGGAGGACCCCGACGGGGAGTGGACCTTCGACGAGCGCGAGCTGCGCCGGGCGTTCGGAGCGCGCACCAAGGCGATCGTCCTCAACACGCCGAACAACCCCACCGGCAAGGTGTTCACGCGCGCCGAGCTGGAGCTCATCCGCGACCTCTGCCACGAGCACAAAGCGCTCGCCATCACCGACGAGATCTACGAGCACATCCTCTACGACGGCGTCACGCACCTTTCCATGGCGCGGATCGAGGGGATGCGCGATCGCACCATCACCATCAACGGGATGTCGAAGACCTACAGCGTCACGGGCTGGCGGGTGGGCTGGGCCATCGCCCCCGCCCCGATCAGCGGCGCCATCCGCAAGGTGCACGACTTCCTCACCGTGGGGGCGCCGGCGCCGCTGCAGGAGGCGGGGGCCGCAGCCCTCGACCTGCCACGGACCTATTATGCCGGTCTCGCCGAGGGGTACCGCGCCCGCCGGGACCGGCTGCTGCCCGCCCTGCGGCAGGCCGGTTTCAAGGCCTACGTCCCCCGGGGCGCGTACTACGTCATGACCGACATCCGCGGGTTCGGCTTCGCGGACGACATCTCGTTCGCGTCGCACCTGGTGCGCGATATCGGCGTCGCCGTCGTCCCGGGGTCCAGCTTCTACAGCGATCCCGGCGATGGACGCGACCAGGTCCGGTTTGCGTTCTGCAAGCGCGACAGGACTCTGGACGACGCCGCCGCCCGGCTGCTGCGGCTTCGCGCCCCCTCCCCTCCGCACCGCGCATGAGCCGTCTGGCGCGACGGCTGCGCACGGTCGACTACTTCACGCTCGGGTTCGGCACCATGGTGGGGGTCGGCTGGCTCGTCCTGATGGACGACTGGCTGCAGCGGGGCGGGCCGGCGGGGGTCGTGCTCGGGTTCGCGATCGGCGGCCTGGCGCTCGTTCCGATCGGCCTGGTCTACGGGCGTCTGGTCGCTGCGATCCCCGACGCCGGCAGCGAGATCGCCTACACCGCCAGGGTCTTCAGGCCGGGGATGAGCTTCGCCACCGGTTGGATGATGATGCTCGCCTACCTCATCGTCTGTCCGTGGGAAGCGGTCGCGATCGGCCGGCTCGCGGCCTACCTCATGCCGGGCCTCGATACGTTCGAGCTCTACCGCGTGGCGGGGAACCCGGTGTTCCTGCCGCGCCTGGCGCTGGGTCTTCTGCTCACGGTGCTGATCACTCTCGTCAACTACCGCGGCATCCGTCCGAGCGCAACGTTCCAGATGTGGATGACGTTCATCCTGCTCGCCCTGTTCGTCGTCTTCGCGGCCGCCTCGGCGGGCCGGGGGTCGCTCGGGAATCTCAAGCCCCCCTTCAGCCACGGCCCCGTCCTTTCGGTGCTTCTGGTCCTGCAGATCGTCCCGTACTTCATGACCGGCTTCGAGTCGGTCCCGAAGTGCGCCGAAGAGGCGGCGCCCGGGTTCAGCAGCCGGGGGTTCCAGCGGGCCATCCTGCTGGCGCTCGTCGTCGGGATCCTCTTCTACACGACCGTCGCCGCCCTGGTCTCCTACCTGCGCCCCTGGCAGGGGCTGGCGAAGGAGAGGTTCGCCACGGCGGTGGCCTTCGAGCAGGCGTTCGGCAGCCGATTCGTGGTCCGCCTGCTGTTCCTGGCGGCGCTCGCTTCGCTCCTGAAGATCTTCAATGGGAACCTCGTCGCCGCCAGCCGCCTGCTGTTCGCTCTTGGACGTGCGGGGCTCCTCCACGCCGGCTTCGGGCGCGTGCACGAGAGGAACCTCACGCCTTCGGTCGCCGTGCTGGCGCTGGGCGGTGTCACGGCCGTGGCCGCCTGCCTTGGGGATGCCATCCTCGTCCCGATCACGGAAGTCGGCTCGATGGCCTCGGCGCTTGGCTGGCTGGCGGCCTGCGCGGCCTTCTTCTGTCTGCGGCCGAAGGCCCGCGACCGGGCGCTCGCCGTCACCGGAATGATCGTCGCGGCCACGCTCGTCCTGATGAAGGTCCTGCCCTTCGTACCGGGCCACTTCACCGTTTACGAGTGGATCGTCCTTCTGGTCTGGGGGGGCATCGGGCTGGCGGCGCGTCGATCGGGGGTCACTTCATTTTCGGACAGTCCGCGTCTTCACCCGCGGTCCACTGCCTGAGGGTGCGTGTCAGGTCCTTGTAGCCCATCGTCGGACGGTACAGCGCGACCTCCGTCCGCCCCTTGCCCGTCGACCGGACGTCGGCGGCCATGATGTAGAGACCCCCGGGCGGGATCGTCGGTCCGATGCCGCGCGGCCGGTGCACGACCTGCAGCGAGAACTCGGCCTTGTCCGCCCCGACCTTCCTCAAGGTCGGGTTGTAGTCGGACGAGCTGACCTCCATACTGGTTCCCCACGAATCCCGAACGCTTCACCTCCACGTCCAGGCACTTCATGACTCGCTTCTGGAGGATCGCGTAGACCTCGCCGAGGCTCCGCTCGACGACGAACGTTTCCATCTTCACCGAGCGCGCCCCCCCGGCCACGGCCTCCACGAACTCCCGGCGCGTCTGGGGAATCTGGATCGCGGGGACCGGCACGGCCAGGGCGATCAGGACGACGAGGATGAACAGCCGGACCAGGGTCTTCACGGGGGCTCAATATTGCGCCCGGCCGGACCGGTTTCAAGCCCGCCCCTCGTCCCCCCATTCCCCCGGCTGTAAGGCTCGCCCCATGCGGCTTTCGTAGCAGGTGAAAATCCGACGCGCCTGGTTGCGATACGCGGAACCGCCTTATCACATGAAACGGATCTTCATTGACATCCCCGCACAGCGGGCGCAAATGTCGCGGCAAGCACCCGAGGGAACTGTAAGCGTACTCGACACGCGAGCGGCGGCAAGTAATCCGCCGCCGGCGTTCTCTGTTCGGATCGGGCCGGCGACGGGTTCAGTTCACCGTGAAGGAACAGATGGCCAGGACGGTCATGTGCCGATCGCCCATCTGGTAGACCTTGATCTGCTTCGTCCCGATCGACAGGAACGTCGCACGATCGACACAGGAGAACGTGCCGTCGCCGAGGACCTGCGCGAACACGATTCCACCCTCGCCGACGAAAACGTCCAGGGTTATGCCGGGTTTGAAGCCCTGCCCCGCGACCGTGAACTGCGAGCCGTTCGCGACAGGGTCCGGAGTCACCCAGCACGTCTCGGATCCGGTACGGCGAGTGGGTCCTCCTCCCTTGTCCTCTTTCGGGGTGGCGGCCAGCGGCGCAATCAGCAGCGCGCCCATCACGAGCGTGGCGAAGAAGCGCCACAGAAACCTCGTGCTCTTCGCGTTTTGCATTTGCTCACCCTCCTCCTTCGTTTCACGACGATTCCCGTCGAGGGCGAAGGCCTCGCCGGGAGATACGATGGAGGACTGCAAGTCCCGCGCCATCAGGAGGCGAGTGGGCCCTGCCCGCTAAGTGGCAGCGAGACAGTTTCTTAGGGAATCACGTCCACGGGTTGGGAAGAGCGCTTGTTGGCTGTAAGCGTAATCGGTTGCTTCGATCTTATGCGTAGTGAAGCCTGAAGTGGACAGCAATGCGGCGGCCGGCCTCTTCAATATGGAGAACTCAGGGGCGGAACTCCCAAGTAAGGCCGAACACGGGTAGCCGTCGCATCCAGAATCCGTCCTGGCGCTCGACCCGCAATGTCCCATCCGGCAGAGGCAGGTAGCGGATTTCCCGGGCACAGCAGACATTGTCCCGGCCGTACAAGTTCGTGACACCGAGGAAGGCGCGCAGAGTGCCGCGGTCGAACTCGAATCGACGGCTGAGCTTCAGATCGAGACGGTGGTAAGGAGGGAAGCGCAGACCGTTCCGCGGTCCGAGGATGGGGATCGTGGTGAGCGAGCCGTCTGCGTTCTGAACGGTCTCCGTCTCGATTCCGGTCGTGGGCCAGCCGCTGTGATACTGCCCGGCCAGCGTCAGGTCCCAGGCGCCGCCGCGACGGTAGTGCACGATGAAATTGAGCGTATGCCGCTGGTCATGGTCCCGCGGCACCATCCGGCCTCCGATCTGGTCGTCCGCCCTGGCCAGCGCGTAGGCGGCCCACCAGGCCAGCGCCCGCCCGCCATCCCTCGCGAGCGTGAGCTCGATTCCCTTCGCGCTGGCGCGCTCGGGATCGACACGCGTGCGGTCGGGCTCGACCTCCGGGAAGATGAGCATCGGGTTGAACAGGTTCACGTAGCGGGGGTGCAGGCGGGTCATCTCCTTGTCGTAGACGCCGACCCCCAGACTGAGCCCTGAGGCGAAAAGGTGATCGAAGTTGAGCGTCCGGTGCTCGGCGCGCTCCGCGGCGTAAGGCTCGCGGACCCCGTCCTCCACCTGGATTTCCTCCGTTCCCTGGGGCTGGTAGAACAGGCCCCATCCGAGGCGAAGCGCGCTGCGCGGCCCCAGCGCCCAGACCGTGTTGATGCGCGGGCTGACCTCGTCCTCCGCCGTGAAGGTCTGCCGGTCCCAGCGGGCGCCGAGCTCCAGAGTGAGAGAAGGGGACAGCCGGAATCGATCGCTCACGAACGCCCCGAGCTCGGTACCCAGGGGAGCAAGCGACGCGCTTCGATCCGTCGAGACGGGGAGACCGCCCGTGAACAGCGGATCGACGGCCACGACATGACTGGCGTAGTCGTAACCCGCTTTGACCCGCCGGGCTTCGAAGCCCCAGCCCAGCAACGTGGTTCCCGACGGGCGGTAGAGCCAGTCCTGCCGGAATCCCTCGGACGCGCTGGAACGCTCGTCGCTGACCAGGCCGTTCCCCGTGTCCGGGTCCGCGAAACCGCCATGTCGGATGCGCTCCGAGCGACCCGTCGACAGGACCGTCCTGGAGAAAAGGCGGTCGCTCCACGGCGTCTCGAAGTTCAACCAGGCATACTGGCTGCCGTCCTCCGCCGTCACGCGTCCCTGATCGGGTGCGGCATCCGCATGGACGGCGTCCTGTGCCGCGAGGACGTGCCCGGAGAGGATCGTCCCTCCCGCGAGGGTCGTCTCGACTTTCGCGAGCAGGTCGTAGTACAGGGGGTTGAGTCCCTCTCCGCCGGGATCGACGGTGTCCACCATGGCGTCGGGCCGCCAGGCGCGCGTCGAGAGGAGCCAGCCTCCGCTGCGTTCGCGGAAGCCCCCTTCCGAGAGAACACCCGAATCGACGGAGCTCGTGGTGATCGAGACGCGAGGGGTGCCTGCGGGATGCCTGGAGGACTGGTCGACGATGGCGCTCATCCGGCCACCGTATTCGGCTGGGAAGGCGCCGCTCAAGAATTCGACGCCGCCCAGCGCCTCCGCGTCGACGACGCTGGAGAAATTGAGGAAGTCCTTGAGGTGAAAAGGATCCCGGAGGACCAGACCATCCAGGACGAACAGCGTCTCGTCGGCCTCGCCCCCTCTCACGCCGAACGCCGCCGATTTGTCGGCCGCCGCAACTCCCGGCAGAAGAGCAACGGCCCGGCTCGGGTCGTCACCGAACTGCGTCGTCGCGCTCAGCGCACCGGGACCGAGGGTCGTTATCGCACCGGGCTGATCGGACGTCGCCCGCGGAGCGCTGGTGCTGACTTCGACTTCCTCCCTGAAGGCCGGCAGGCCGGCCGCTCCAGAGTCCTGGCCGCGGACGACGAGCACGGTGTCTCCGGGGCCGTCCTGCGATCGCAGGCCAAACGGGGCGAGGAGCCGATCGAGAACGAGGCGTGGAGGCGCGGCGTCCGGCTCGTCGGCGACGATCAGGCCGGGCCGGACCAGGTCGCTGCTGTAGATCAGTCTGAGACCCTGCGACCTCAGATCTTCCAGGGCCTCCGCGAGCGGACGCCCGGCGTACCGCCGGGAGTCGTCCGCGTCGACCCGCGCGGCGCTGCCGACCCCCACGAGCGCCGCCAGAAGGACCGGCGCCAGGTGCCGCTGCCAATTCGAGGCAAGCCTCACCGCCGAATTCTACGGCGAACGGTCCTCGGGTCAAGCAGTCAATCGAGACTCCGCATCACCGCTCGATCACCAGCGTGTCGCCGGTGAGTCGATGACGGAGCCCGCAGGGCGGCAGGACGGCCGCCGGGGTCTCATCCGGGCGAAGACCCTGAATCGAACCGTGCAGAATCTCCCGGACAGCCGTCTGCTCCAACGAGCGCTCGGTGAACTGCACGCGCCAACCGGTCTCATTCGAGACCCAGTCGAGGTACTCGCCCAACGTGCGCCCCTCGAGGTCGAACGGCGGAGCGATGGCCAGAACCCAGGCCCAGTCGGGATCTCCGGCCGCCAGCGGCTCCGTCTCGGTGGATCCCTCCGTCCTGACGCGCAGGCGCGTGCCGGCAAGGATCTCGAACGGCCTACCCCGGTGCGTGAGATGCGCGGCCCCCTGGCGCACGCTGACCTGAAGCGTGTCGTCCCCGACGCGGACCTCGAACTGCGTGCCGATGTCGCGGACCGTCCCCATCTCCGTAACGACGGCGAGGGGACTCCGTCGCGCGGACCGGGTGCCGCTGTCGATGTAGACGGCGCCGCGGTTCAGGTTCAGGACCGTTCCCGGCTCGAGGCGGACCTGCGTGTCCCAGTCCAGCCGCACCGACTCTCCGCCGGCGAGCGAGAGGGCGATGCGCCCGTCGGCTCCGGTCGTGAGCTCGATTCCCGAGGCGAGGCTGTCGCCGACCCGGAGCGGCCCGCCCCCCTCCCGGCGGACCGAGCCCTCCGCCCGCCGCACGGTCGCGATCGGCGCGGTCGTCCCCGGGGAATGTGCCTTGGGGAACCACCCTCCCGGCCTGATCGCGACGACGATCGCCGCCGCGGCGGCGAGCGAGCAGCCGGCCCAGAGCACGATCCGTCGGTGTCTGAGGACCTGATATTGGGCCCGCCAGTGCGCATGGACCGCCGCCCGGACGCGCGCCGACGTCACCTGTGGGACCGCCGGGCGGGCCCCGGCCTCACGAAGCAGCCCGGCGATCGGATCGTCATCGCCGCAGGGCTCCTGGTCGGGCGATCTCGGCGGACCCTCGGTGTCGTGGCTCATCTGTCCTGCTCCCGGGCGGGAACGAAGGCCAGGCGGAACGCCTGCCGGGCGCGCGTCAGCAACGACTCCGCCGCCTTCGTGCCGACTTTCAGGCGGGCGGCGATTTCGCCTACGGACAGCCCCTGGATGTACTTCCACTCCAAGGCATTTCCATATCGTGCCGGAAGGACGTCGAGGGTCTCCTGCACCAGGCGGGCTTCGTCCCGACGCTGTGCTTCGGCGTCGGGCGCGTTGACGGGTCGCTCGGCGAGACGCACCAGCCCCGGTCCCGTGTCCGGCGCGTCCTCGATCAAGCCCATGGGCTGTGGCGCTCTCCCGCTACGGCGGTAATGACCGCTGATCTCGTGCCGGCAGAAGGTGCAGATCCAGGTGAACAACGCCGCCTCTCCGCGCCATGATTTCAATGCGGAAATCGCTTTGCACAGCGCCGCCTGGACCACCTCTTCGGCGACGTCCGCGTTCTGTCCCACGCGAGGCAGGGCGAAGCGGTACAGCCTGGTGAAGTGACCCTCGAAGAATTCCTCGAAGGCCTGTTCCTCACCGGCGAGCATGCGCTTGACCAGATTTCGGTCGTCGTGCTCCGGCTCAGGCACCGCCCCTCGCTTGCCGCTCATCCGTCAGAGCGAACGAACGGGACAAATCCTTCTCCAAGGCCTCCATTGTCCGCCGCTTTCCTATTGGCGGGAAGAGTGGTACCGTCCCGGCGGAACCGTCGTCCAATCCACCGCGACGCGGTTCTCGAGGGCTGACGCGTGGACAACGGTCAGGGCCGGGCCGCATCCGGGTTCGCGCTCCGGCGCTTCCTGAGGATTGCGGCGAGGTGCGCCGTTGCCCTGGCGTCGTTCGGCTGTCCGCTCGCCGCCGGCCCGGCCGGCGGCCGGCCCAACGTCATCCTCATCTACATCGATGACCTCGGCTGGAAGGACGCGGGGTTCCAGGGCAGCACGTACTACGAGACGCCCAGCCTCGACCGGCTGGCCCGGCAGGGGATGGTCTTCACCAACGCCTACGCCAACGCCCCGAACTGCGCGCCGAGCCGCGCCTGTCTCCTTTCCGGGCAGTATCCGCCGAGGCACGGAATCTACACGGTCGGCAGCTCGGAGCGCGGACCGGTCCAGCTCCGGAAATGGATCCCGGTCGCCAACCAGACGGTCCTCAAGCCGCAGGCGGTGACTATTGCCGAGGCTCTCAAGCCGGCCGGTTACACGAGCGCCTGCATCGGCAAGTGGCACCTCGGAAACTATCCGCGCTTCGGCCCGAGCGCCCAGGGATTCGACGTGAGCGTCGGCGGAGGGGCCGAAGGGCACGCCAAGAGTCACTTCAGCCCCTACGGGATCGTAGAGCTGCAGGACGGCCCGCAGGGAGAGTACCTGACCGATCGCCTGACCAGCGAGGCGATCCGGTTCATCTCGGGCGCCAAGAACCGCCCGTTCTTCCTCTACCTGCCGCATTACGCCGTACACACGCCGATCCAGGCCAAAAAAGAGCTGATCGAGAAGTATAGAAAGAAGAAGGGGAGCCAGGGGCAGGAGACCCCGGAATACGCCGCGATGATCGAGAGCACCGATCAGGGAGTCGGCCGGATCATGGAGACGCTCGGGAAGCTCGGCCTCGCGAGCACGACCGTGGTGTTCTTCCTGTCGGACAATGGGGGGTTCGCGCAGGTCACTTCGATGGGGCCTCTGCGGGGATCGAAGGGGATGATTTACGAGGGGGGGATTCGCGTTCCGATGCTCGTGAGCTGGCCCGGCCAGGTCAGGGCGGGGAGCGTCGCGGACATCCCGGTGAGCGGCGTCGACCTGTATCCGACGATCCTGGAGATCGCCGGGGTGCGGAGGCCCCCGGGATACGTCCTGGACGGCGAGAGTCTCGTGCCTGTCCTGAAGGGGAGCGGCCTCCTGCCGGCGCGCGCCCTCTTCTGGCACTTCCCGGTCTACCTCGAGCCCGATTCGGGGAGGAGGGGTCCCTGGAAGACGACTCCCTGTTCGGCCGTCCGCCAGGGGGACTGGAAGCTGATCGAGTTCTTCGAGGACGGACATCTCGAGCTCTACAACCTCAAGAACGACATCGGCGAGAAGATGAACCTGGCGCCGATGAATCCGGACAAGGCTGAGGAGCTGCACCGGGTGCTCCTCGATTGGCGCGCCTCGATCCGGGCGCCGGTCCCGACGGTCAGGAACCCCAAGTACGACCCCAACGCCCCGGTTGTGATGGACGGCGAGGGGCAGGCGACCGACTGATCGACATTACCACTCGAATCCGAGCCCGAACCGGACGTTCGTGGAGAAGTTTTCGGTCGCAGGCTGGCCCAGGTTGGGGCCGACAAGTGTCTCGACCTCCGTGGGCCGTGTCTGATTGTTCAGATTGAAGGCATCCGCGAACAGTCGCAGTCGCCCCCCTTTTGCGGAGTCGTGGTACCACTCGATACGCAGATCGAGCTCGTTGCGAGCCGGAAGGCGCCGGCTCCCCCTCGGCTCCGCGAGATACTGGAACGGACCCTGCGGAAACGAGTGGCAACCCAAGATGCCGTCACCGATCACGCCGTTTCCGTCATCGGTCAGGAGACAGTCCGTTCGAGGAGTCCAGGTGTCGCCGGAGTGGAACGTGTAATTCCCGGAGACTGACAGGTGACGCGATGGAAGGATCCAGGTGGCCTGCAGCTTGATCTGATGCGTCTGATCGTGGGTGAGGCGACCCCGCGCATTCACCAAGGAGTTTGGGGTTTGCAGGACCTGGCCGAGCAGGTCGGGATTATTGGTGTCTGGAATGCTCGTGTCGAAACCCAGCAGGTTGTCGACGTTACCGCGCGCCTGGGAATAGACATACGAGGCGACAAGCTGCCAGTTCCCGCTCATTCGGCGCGTCAGGGAGAAGATCGCTCCTCTGTAAGTGCGGTTCAGTCCGCGCGGGTTGTCGTAGACGAGCACGTCGGTGGTCGGATTCAGGTAGTCGAACAGGGTGACCTGCTGGCCGGTCCCCGGCACCTGCCCCGGAACGGGCACGAACTGCCCATTCCGGCTCACAATCTCTATGAAATCGGCGCTCCGTCTGAACACCAGCGTGCCGCTCACGACGGTCCCGTGGAAGACCTCCCGATCGAAGCCGAGGATGTACTGATCGAGGTAGGGCTGCCGGATGCCCGGAGCTCCGGAGACGCTCCGGCCGGGCAGGGTCGCAACGGTATCGGTGAAGCCGCTCGTGTTGAAGGTCCTCTGCTTGGTGAGGGGAAAGAATGCCCCCTGATCGATGAACTGGTAAAAGGTCGAATAGAGCGCCTCGTAATAGCGCCCGTAGTGCGCCCTGAGAACGGATTTCGCGTCGCCTTTCAGATCCCACGCGAAACCGATCCGCGGCGCCAGCCCGGTGGTCCTGAATACCGTGGCCCCCGAGACGCTCCCTCTGTTCAAATCCACACGCACCCCGGGATTCAGCGTGAACCGGGGCGTGATCCGCCACGCGTCCTGGGCGTACAGGGAGATCCGCTCGTTCTTCGGCCGGACCTCGTAGCCGCCGCCCAGGAAGGCCAGCGTGAAGGAGTCCGGATTCCCCGTGCTCGGGTCCACCTGGGGGCCCTCATTGTCCGAGAAGAACGCGTCGCCCGGGAAGCCGGCGCGGCTGTGCAGCAGGGAACGTTCGATCTCCGTTCCGAACTTGGCATCGTGGTTCCCCGCGGCATGCGTGAGGGACGCGTTGAGCTGATTGCGGGTCCGGTCCAACTTCTGGAAGAGCGCGGCGTTGTTCGAGGCGAAGCCGGTCTGCGCGTCGATCCGTCCGGGAATGGAAAACCCGTTGTGGGGATCGAAATGGTGATAGCCGGTATATCCGGCCCAGGTCACGTTCAGGATCGAGCGGGCGGAGAGAATGGATC from Candidatus Dormiibacterota bacterium encodes the following:
- a CDS encoding TonB-dependent receptor; amino-acid sequence: MSSTGIRTLIHAGIVVCMAGLAVSAEFGQDRTTCGLAGTVTDANRAPLAGATVRIESHALIGGPRSVTTGKDGRFRFSDLPPGEYTITVDLQGYKTVVIEKTRLSVGMNAEIPIGMVPYAGVEVVRVLASPVPIDTTSSSTSTVLPPEILRNIPTDRDTSHVLDLAPGINIESAYGGGEEAGNSYEVDGVDISDPEGGAPWSLFNYSLIDEVQIAGLGAPAEYGGFTGAVFNSVTRSGGNDVSGSAELYYTNEALSGLQNHREGSLQVGGPFRKDRLWYFASGQYVSDISNEGGPDQTETDPRLFAKLTWQASPANTVQGWLEEDHPRVIGRNGDEFTPLEATANENNPELVWNLAWRSILSARSILNVTWAGYTGYHHFDPHNGFSIPGRIDAQTGFASNNAALFQKLDRTRNQLNASLTHAAGNHDAKFGTEIERSLLHSRAGFPGDAFFSDNEGPQVDPSTGNPDSFTLAFLGGGYEVRPKNERISLYAQDAWRITPRFTLNPGVRVDLNRGSVSGATVFRTTGLAPRIGFAWDLKGDAKSVLRAHYGRYYEALYSTFYQFIDQGAFFPLTKQRTFNTSGFTDTVATLPGRSVSGAPGIRQPYLDQYILGFDREVFHGTVVSGTLVFRRSADFIEIVSRNGQFVPVPGQVPGTGQQVTLFDYLNPTTDVLVYDNPRGLNRTYRGAIFSLTRRMSGNWQLVASYVYSQARGNVDNLLGFDTSIPDTNNPDLLGQVLQTPNSLVNARGRLTHDQTHQIKLQATWILPSRHLSVSGNYTFHSGDTWTPRTDCLLTDDGNGVIGDGILGCHSFPQGPFQYLAEPRGSRRLPARNELDLRIEWYHDSAKGGRLRLFADAFNLNNQTRPTEVETLVGPNLGQPATENFSTNVRFGLGFEW